GTCGGTTTTTTGTTACTTATTTACGTTTGTTTTTAATCAATTTTCTCATAGTTGGTGAACTTGTGTACCAAAGTAGAAATCCACTTAACACCGTTATCAAGCCTAAAAGCGAAAAAGCCCTTAGCACAATTGTATTAAAATCGTCTCGACCTTGATAGTCCATAGTGTGGGTCATCCAGAGAAAATCGAACCAACGCCAATCGCGATGACGTACGGTTTGAAAAGCGCCATTTTCAATCGCAACGTAGGCTTTTAAATTTTCATCGGTTTTATATGAAATCTCATAAACTGGTAATGGTCTTCCGCGGTACTCGTGGTGGTCGCCTACAGATTCAATCCGTTGTATTTGGTCAAATTCTAAATCGGCCAACATATAGCGCTTTGCTACTTTGATTGCTTCTTGTTCTGTGAGCTCCTCTTTCTTTGTTCCTGTAAGTGCATTATAAAGCATAGTCTCATTAATCCAGTAATAGGGCTCATCCGCTATTTCAAGTAATTCTAATGACTTAATCGGTTCCTGAATATTCAGTTGAGAACTTATTACCAAATCTGAAAATGCAGTTTGTTCAGGAATCTCTTTTTTAAAATGGTCGCCGTGTATCTCATCAATATCTGTCCAGCTGAAATACATTCCACTAATCGTCCACATCAAGAACTGAATCCCTAAAAAGATACCCAAATAGCGATGCGCCTTTCTTATTTTAAGTGCTGTTTTTCTTTTAACCATTTTATTTTACTTCAAAAGGAAATTCAACAAGAACCTTTTCCCAACTCAAGCTAATAATTCCTGAATCATCGGTAGCCTTTATTACTTTGTATTCTAAATGTTCTTTGATTTCTTGTGAAATTTTAGGGGTTACTTTAAATCTCAACACATCATCTTTCTCGTCATATTCATCTTTACCGTGCTGGTTCCAGTTTGTATTAAATATAATTGTCCATTCCTCTTGATTCGGAATAACAAAGAACCCGTATTTCCCTGCCTTCAATTCTTTACCGTCAATGGTCAAGTCCTTATTGGTTTCCATCCAAGTGGCCATATGGGCTCCTGCTTGCCAAACGGTATCATAAGGAAGTAAACCGCCAAAAATGATACGTTTTCGTACGCCTGGCGATGAATAATCGATATGAATATGTGCATCGCCCACCATCGCCATTGCGCTTGTATGGGGACTCAATGGTTTTTTCTGATTAGAATCTGCACTTGTTGCATTTTGTTCTGTTTTTTCGGTAATGGGCAATTCTTGTGTTTCCTTTGAAGTTTCTTTGCAAGAGGCTAAAAGGATAATACATAATAGAATAAGACTGTTTTTCATTATATAGGATGGTTTAGTTAATTGATTTTGTTCTGAGTCTAAGTGCGTTTGCTATTACAGAAACTGAACTAAAACTCATTGCCAAAGCTGCAATCATAGGCGATAATAGAATTCCGAAAAATGGGAATAATACACCTGCCGCAATCGGCACACCCAGCGTGTTGTATATCATAGCAAAAAATAGATTCTGCTTGATGTTCCGCATTACTTTGTGGCTTAAATTTCTTGCTTTTACAATACCGTGCAAATCGCCCTTTACCAAGGTTATCATCGCGCTTTCTATAGCGACATCGGTTCCTGTACCCATTGCAATCCCCACATCACTTTTTGCCAGTGCTGGCGCATCGTTTATACCATCTCCAGCCATTGCGACCACTTTACCCTGTTCCTGTAGTTTTTTGACTTCTTCTAACTTGTTTTCAGGTAACATTCCCGCTTTGAAGTCGGCGAGATTGAGTTCGCTGGCTACTGCTTGGGCGGTGTCGTGATTATCTCCGGTAAGCATTATCACTTCAATGCCTTTGTCCTGTAATTCTTTGATTGCCTTGGGACTCGTTTCTTTTATTTTATCGCCAATAACCACATAGCCTGAAACTTCGCCATCAATGGATAAGTAGGAAACCGTTTTTCCCTGTTTCTGAAAGGATTGTGCTTCGGTTTCCATTTCAGGTGATAGCTTGGCATTTGCATACTCCATCATTTTGGCATTTCCCAAATCGAGTTTTTTGCCATCAACTGTTCCTTCTACACCTTTTCCAGTTACTGCGCTAAAGTTTTTGGTTTTTGATATTTCAGTTTTCTGCTCCTTTCCATATTTCACGGTAGCTTCGGCAAGGGGATGCTCACTGGAACTGTTAAGGGATGCGATAAAATACAGTATTTCGCTTTCGCTAAAGCGAGAACCAAAAGCACCGATTTTCTCAACCGTAGGTTTTCCTTCGGTAATCGTACCGGTCTTATCTATGATAAGCGTGTCCACCTTGTCCATTTTCTCTAAGGCTTCGGCATTTTTAATCAACACACCATTTTGTGCACCTTTACCAACACCCACCATAACAGACATCGGCGTTGCCAATCCCAATGCGCAAGGACAGGCAATAATCAATACGGCAATGGCATTTACAAGGGCAAATACATAAGCTGGCTCTGGTCCCCATATTGCCCACACAATGAAAGTGATAACTGCAATGATAACCACGACAGGCACAAAATATCCTGAAACGGTATCTGCCAATTTCTGGATAGGGGCGCGACTGCGACTGGCATCGTTGACCATATGTATGATTTGGGAAAGCAAGGTTTCGCTACCAACCTTTTCGGCTTCCATCAAGAACGATTGATTCCCGTTAATTGTGCCGCTACTTACTTTATCATTTACATATTTATTAACTGGAATAGGCTCTCCCGAAATCATTGATTCATCTACCGTAGTTTCTCCTTCGGTAATTTTGCCATCCACAGGGATTTTATCTCCTGGCTTCACTCGTAGTATATCGCCTTTTTCAATTTGGTCTATGGAAACTTCTTCCTCATTTCCATCAACTACCTTAATGGCTTTATTAGGTGCGAGTTTCAAGAGTTCCTTAACTGCTGAATTGGTTTTACTATGCGCACGCGCTTCCAAAACTTGACCCATCAATACCAACGTTAGTATCACAGTTGCTGCCTCAAAATATACGTGAACCGCACCTGATTCTGTTTTAAACTGTTCGGGAAAAAAGTCTGGAAACAACATCCCAAAAACACTGAATAACCAAGCTACGCCCGCACCTATACCGATTAAGGTGAACATATTGAGATTCCAGGTTTTAATACTTCGATAAGCACGTTCAAAGAACATCCAAGTGGCATAAAACACTACTGGAATGGAAAGCCCAAATTGAATCCAGTTCCACCATTTCTGTTCCATTACATCGTACAGCGGATTGTTGGGAATCATCTCGCTCATAGCGATTAGGAAAATAGGAAGCGTAAAGGCTACTGCTATCCAAAATTTCTTAATCAGCTTATTATATGTTTTTTCTTCGGTAGATAAATCAGGTTCCATCGGCACCAAATCCATACCACATATAGGGCAAGCTCCAGCTTCATCTTTGACAATTTCTGGGTGCATTGGGCACGTCCATTGTTCTGAAGTTGTAGCTGACAAATTTTGCTCCTCGACTAAATCCATTCCGCAGACTGGGCAGTCGCCTGGCTTATCGTAGGTTTTATCTCCTTCACAATGCATTGGACAGTAAAAGGTTCCTGTTCCTTTGCCTGTCTGTTTTTCTTTTTTCGCTTTCGCGGAAGCGGTATTATTTTTATGTTGATGTTCTCCAGGTTTGTGAATGCTGTATGAACCGCCATCTTCTTTTAAAGCTTTCTGAAATGTTTCGATGGAAATATGGGATTCCATTTCGATAGTCGCCTCTTCTTTTTCTAAATTGACCGAAGCATTGGTTACACCTTCCACTTTTGAAAGTGTCTGCTCTACGTGATTTCGACAACCGTTGCAGGTCATTCCTTGTATGTGATAGGCTTGTTTCATAGTACTTTGTTTTTGTGCCTGAAATGGGAAGGGTTCTAATTAACCAACCATCAATGAAAAAATTCCCTTCCCGTATCAGGACTTTACTCTAAATCATCTTTTAAAGTTTTCATATAGTTCAATACTGCTTCCTTTTCCTTTTCTGAAAAAATAGCATCCCTATGAATAAGCGTGTAGCTATCCAAGGGCATCTCACCGTTTTCTATCTGCTTAATGATAGAGCGCAGTTTACTGTTCTGTCTTCTGTCTGAATAGGTGTCCCATTCGTTAAAATTTAATTCTGCTTTTCCTTCTTTAATATGGTCTTCCAAAAACCAAGCAACAGGTTGCACCTTATTGTACCAAGGGTACTTTGTATTGTTGCTATGACAATCGTAGCAGGAAACCTGCAACGATTTCTCGACCGTTGCAGGCACTATATTGACAAGCATAAAATCTGTTTGCGGTACTGTCTCACTTTGGTTATAATCCATCGGTAAGAACTGAATGACCACAAACGCAATTAAGGCTATCGACGCTATGATTTTTAAAACTTTCAATTAGTTTATTTCTCGTTGTACTTTGCCACATTTCAGCATTTGACTTCCGAAATATGGATTTCTAATTTCCTCATTCATACTCAGCCAAGCTCCGCCTTCGTTATTGTTATACATTGGGCAGAACTGCTCATAGAGTTTTTTATCGGTTCCGGTAATGGCTACCATATCGGTAACGTCCTTGCTCAACGTCTTAAAATGCTCGCGTTGATGCTTGATATCGCTCTCTCCAATATGCTCTGCGTGTTCTGTGGCATCTTCAATTATGTCTTTTAATTCAGTTTGTTCATTATCGGAATAGTTGGATACATCAAAAGCTTTTAGTGATTTCGCTAATGTGTTACCAAGCTCCTTCGCTTTGCCATTGTCATCGCTTACAAGCGCATCTTTTAAGTTGAAATAATCATTCAGGATTGCTTCTGCTTTTGCATCTTGGTTGTCACTCATCGCCATATCGTCCTTGTCATCCATAGATTCTTGGTGCATCTCATTGCTCATCGGCGCAGCAGCCTCTTCTTTGTTTCCGTCTTTACAGGAAACTGTTAAAATCATTGTGGCAGCCAGTGCCATTGTACTCATTGTTCTTTTTACTGTTTTCATTTTCTTTGTTTTAAATTATTATTTTTAGAATCGGGCTAATAAGCCGCCACCCCAGCCATATCGGTTATTGTAATTTGCCTGTAACGAAAAATTTCGGGATAGGATATATGAAGCTCCCACCAGCCATTGGGTTTCCCCCTGATAAGATGTGTCTCCTATATCGTTCACCCATCCAAAGTCTGCCCTATATTCATATTCGCCTTCCAGAAAAATTCTTGGAAAAATCAAGATTTCCCTGTCCAGACGAATTCTTGGGCGCAGTTGATGGTCCATACTCACATCTACATTAAATCTATATGGCGTAAAATACTTTACACCGACCAATCCTACGGTATTGAAGGTTTCATATGAATCGGGTGTGGAAGTTTCGGTATTTACCCCTACATAGAGACGCACCCAATCATTTAGATATCTATTATAGTTCACTTCGGCCTCAAGGTTCTTGTTATAGTCGAACTCTGCTCTTAAACCAAATCCATTTCTGATATTGCTTGACATCAAAAAGAGTTCGTTAAAATTTGAGCCTAAACGAGCCAATCCCCAAGAATAGTAATGGTCTGTTTCATTGATAAGTTTCTGCATTGGATAATCTTTCATTCTTTCGTCCCTTGGGGTATCGTAACTAAACACTCGCGCCATACCACCCATCATATGGTATAATACGTGGCAATGAAAGAACCAATCGCCATATTCTTCGTTATAAAATTCTATGACCACTTTCTGCATTGGTGGTACATTGACAGTATGTTTTAATGGGGAACGTTCACCATTTTCGTTGATGACCCTAAAGTAATGGCCGTGCAAGTGCATAGGGTGGTGCATCATTGTGAGGTTATTAAGTGTAATTCTGGTTACTTCACCTCCTTTTATATTTATCTTGTCAGTTTCTGATAATGGCACACCATCCATACTCCAAACATATCGTTGCATATTGCCGGTCAGGTTCAACAGGATGTCATTTACTGGCAAATCAGCATTGTAGATGGTATTTTCCTTTGCTTTTAAGAAATCATAGTTGAAGTAGGTTTTACGGGTATCATAATTAAAGGATGAAGTGTCTTTCATCATCATAGACATATTGTGACCCATATCGCCATTCATTTTATCAGTAGGTTCAGTGGATTTAATTGGCATTGAATCCTTTTTCATTCCTATCGTATCATCCATCTTCATCTGGTCGTTCATTTTGCTATCTTTCATTGACATATTATCGTGCATCCCCATTTTCATTTGGTCGTCCTTCATATCCATCTTCATTCCATAATTCTCCTTCAAATATTCTGGTGTTTTCTTCTTTTTGTTACCTACCATTGCAGGTGCGCCCATTTTCATATCCATTTTAGCCATTTGCTTCATCATCTCCACTTTATCAGGTCTGTCAATTCTTTTAGCTGGATAGAGAGTCCCGCTCCCTAATTGTATAGAGGTATGACCAGAGCCATCTTGTGCCGTAGCGGTAACCTCTATAGCACCTTCGGGAATAGTAACGATAACATCATACGTCTCAGCTATACCAAAGAGAAATCTGTTTTTAGAAACGGGCTGCACATCAACACCGTCACTTGCAACTAACAATGGATTACCACCACCGAAATCCACCCAGTAGTAAGTAGAAGCCGAGGCATTGATAAAGCGAAGACGTACTTTTTCCCCTGGTTTAAATTCTGGATATTCGGCAAGTGATTTACCATTGCTCAAGAATGCGGGATAATAAATATCTGCTATATCAGCACCTTCCATTCTATCTCTCCAGAACTTAAATTGTGCTCCCAAGGCACCTTCTTTTATGACTCTACTTAATGGTACTGCTGTTCCTTTTTTAACTTGATACCACTCATTTCCCCTTTTAAGGTTTCGCAATACATTCATTGGGTCCTCGTTGGTCCAATCAGATAGAACAACTACTAAATCTTTGTCATAATCCAATATTTTTTCTTTAGGTTGAATGACTATTGAACCATAAACACCGCTTTGCTCCTGTAGCATCGTATGGGAATGGTACCAATAGGTTCCTGATTGATTAATAGGAATTCTATATTGAAATGTTGTACCGGGCTTTATTGGCGGTGTTGTTAAATACGGTACGCCATCATAAAAGTTGGGAAGTATCAACCCGTGCCAGTGTACTGAGGTTTCTTCATCCATTTTATTGGTTACATTAATGATGGCAAGGTCGCCTTCGTTAAATTCCAAAACCGGTCCAGGAATACTACCATTGATAGTCATTCCTTTAGCGGTTACACCTGCGAGTGTCATTTCGTTTTCTTCAATAGCAAGGTTATACTCCTTAACAGGTCTTCCTTCTTCTTCTCT
This Rasiella rasia DNA region includes the following protein-coding sequences:
- a CDS encoding heavy metal translocating P-type ATPase, which translates into the protein MKQAYHIQGMTCNGCRNHVEQTLSKVEGVTNASVNLEKEEATIEMESHISIETFQKALKEDGGSYSIHKPGEHQHKNNTASAKAKKEKQTGKGTGTFYCPMHCEGDKTYDKPGDCPVCGMDLVEEQNLSATTSEQWTCPMHPEIVKDEAGACPICGMDLVPMEPDLSTEEKTYNKLIKKFWIAVAFTLPIFLIAMSEMIPNNPLYDVMEQKWWNWIQFGLSIPVVFYATWMFFERAYRSIKTWNLNMFTLIGIGAGVAWLFSVFGMLFPDFFPEQFKTESGAVHVYFEAATVILTLVLMGQVLEARAHSKTNSAVKELLKLAPNKAIKVVDGNEEEVSIDQIEKGDILRVKPGDKIPVDGKITEGETTVDESMISGEPIPVNKYVNDKVSSGTINGNQSFLMEAEKVGSETLLSQIIHMVNDASRSRAPIQKLADTVSGYFVPVVVIIAVITFIVWAIWGPEPAYVFALVNAIAVLIIACPCALGLATPMSVMVGVGKGAQNGVLIKNAEALEKMDKVDTLIIDKTGTITEGKPTVEKIGAFGSRFSESEILYFIASLNSSSEHPLAEATVKYGKEQKTEISKTKNFSAVTGKGVEGTVDGKKLDLGNAKMMEYANAKLSPEMETEAQSFQKQGKTVSYLSIDGEVSGYVVIGDKIKETSPKAIKELQDKGIEVIMLTGDNHDTAQAVASELNLADFKAGMLPENKLEEVKKLQEQGKVVAMAGDGINDAPALAKSDVGIAMGTGTDVAIESAMITLVKGDLHGIVKARNLSHKVMRNIKQNLFFAMIYNTLGVPIAAGVLFPFFGILLSPMIAALAMSFSSVSVIANALRLRTKSIN
- a CDS encoding heme-binding domain-containing protein; translated protein: MKVLKIIASIALIAFVVIQFLPMDYNQSETVPQTDFMLVNIVPATVEKSLQVSCYDCHSNNTKYPWYNKVQPVAWFLEDHIKEGKAELNFNEWDTYSDRRQNSKLRSIIKQIENGEMPLDSYTLIHRDAIFSEKEKEAVLNYMKTLKDDLE
- a CDS encoding multicopper oxidase domain-containing protein; protein product: MKILRIITLLLFSSTVFAQVGTNGQDREEEGRPVKEYNLAIEENEMTLAGVTAKGMTINGSIPGPVLEFNEGDLAIINVTNKMDEETSVHWHGLILPNFYDGVPYLTTPPIKPGTTFQYRIPINQSGTYWYHSHTMLQEQSGVYGSIVIQPKEKILDYDKDLVVVLSDWTNEDPMNVLRNLKRGNEWYQVKKGTAVPLSRVIKEGALGAQFKFWRDRMEGADIADIYYPAFLSNGKSLAEYPEFKPGEKVRLRFINASASTYYWVDFGGGNPLLVASDGVDVQPVSKNRFLFGIAETYDVIVTIPEGAIEVTATAQDGSGHTSIQLGSGTLYPAKRIDRPDKVEMMKQMAKMDMKMGAPAMVGNKKKKTPEYLKENYGMKMDMKDDQMKMGMHDNMSMKDSKMNDQMKMDDTIGMKKDSMPIKSTEPTDKMNGDMGHNMSMMMKDTSSFNYDTRKTYFNYDFLKAKENTIYNADLPVNDILLNLTGNMQRYVWSMDGVPLSETDKINIKGGEVTRITLNNLTMMHHPMHLHGHYFRVINENGERSPLKHTVNVPPMQKVVIEFYNEEYGDWFFHCHVLYHMMGGMARVFSYDTPRDERMKDYPMQKLINETDHYYSWGLARLGSNFNELFLMSSNIRNGFGLRAEFDYNKNLEAEVNYNRYLNDWVRLYVGVNTETSTPDSYETFNTVGLVGVKYFTPYRFNVDVSMDHQLRPRIRLDREILIFPRIFLEGEYEYRADFGWVNDIGDTSYQGETQWLVGASYILSRNFSLQANYNNRYGWGGGLLARF
- a CDS encoding DUF3347 domain-containing protein; the protein is MKTVKRTMSTMALAATMILTVSCKDGNKEEAAAPMSNEMHQESMDDKDDMAMSDNQDAKAEAILNDYFNLKDALVSDDNGKAKELGNTLAKSLKAFDVSNYSDNEQTELKDIIEDATEHAEHIGESDIKHQREHFKTLSKDVTDMVAITGTDKKLYEQFCPMYNNNEGGAWLSMNEEIRNPYFGSQMLKCGKVQREIN
- a CDS encoding PepSY domain-containing protein, with the translated sequence MVKRKTALKIRKAHRYLGIFLGIQFLMWTISGMYFSWTDIDEIHGDHFKKEIPEQTAFSDLVISSQLNIQEPIKSLELLEIADEPYYWINETMLYNALTGTKKEELTEQEAIKVAKRYMLADLEFDQIQRIESVGDHHEYRGRPLPVYEISYKTDENLKAYVAIENGAFQTVRHRDWRWFDFLWMTHTMDYQGRDDFNTIVLRAFSLLGLITVLSGFLLWYTSSPTMRKLIKNKRK
- a CDS encoding DUF2911 domain-containing protein, with the translated sequence MKNSLILLCIILLASCKETSKETQELPITEKTEQNATSADSNQKKPLSPHTSAMAMVGDAHIHIDYSSPGVRKRIIFGGLLPYDTVWQAGAHMATWMETNKDLTIDGKELKAGKYGFFVIPNQEEWTIIFNTNWNQHGKDEYDEKDDVLRFKVTPKISQEIKEHLEYKVIKATDDSGIISLSWEKVLVEFPFEVK